Proteins from a genomic interval of Heteronotia binoei isolate CCM8104 ecotype False Entrance Well chromosome 7, APGP_CSIRO_Hbin_v1, whole genome shotgun sequence:
- the MARCHF11 gene encoding E3 ubiquitin-protein ligase MARCHF11, producing MSGGGEPPAGGGAAAESGSEGGGGPTCKICLQDAEQGELLNPCRCDGSVRYTHQLCLLKWISERGSWTCELCCYRYQVTAIKMKKPCQWQSITVSLVEKVQMIAVILGTLFLVASVTWLLWSAFSPYAVWQRKDILFQICYGMYGFMDLVCIGLIVREGASVCRVFKRWRAVNLHWDVLNYDKATDLEESNPGESSAARTLWLPLNAFRNRSLVHPTQLTSPRFQCSYVLLHLFSRMRPQEDSVEDDSSGEIVMRVTSV from the exons ATGAGCGGAGGCGGGGAGCCgccagcgggcgggggggcggcggcggagagCGGCTCGGAGGGCGGCGGAGGCCCCACCTGCAAGATCTGCCTCCAGGACGCCGAGCAG GGGGAATTGTTGAATCCCTGTCGCTGTGATGGCTCCGTGCGCTACACACATCAGCTTTGCCTGTTGAAATGGATCAGTGAAAGAGGGTCCTGGACCTGTGAACTCTGCTGTTACAGATACCAGGTCACAGCCATTAAAATGAAAAAGCCATGCCag TGGCAAAGCATTACCGTCTCCCTGGTTGAGAAAGTGCAGATGATTGCTGTCattttaggaaccctgttcttaGTAGCCAGTGTGACATGGCTGCTGTGGTCTGCCTTCAGCCCTTATGCTGTATGGCAAAGGAAAGACATCCTTTTCCAGATCTGCTATGGAATGTATGGGTTTATGGATCTAGTGTGTATAG GCCTGATTGTACGTGAAGGTGCCTCAGTATGCAGAGTCTTTAAGCGCTGGAGAGCTGTCAATCTACATTGGGATGTGCTGAATTATGACAAAGCGACTGACCTCGAAGAGAGCAACCCAGGAGAGTCCTCTGCAGCGAGGACTTTGTGGTTACCACTAAATGCATTTCGAAACAGGAGTCTGGTCCATCCAACACAGTTAACCTCCCCACGATTTCAGTGCAGCTACGTCTTGCTACATCTCTTCAGTCGAATGAGACCTCAGGAAGATTCTGTGGAAGATGACAGCTCGGGAGAAATTGTCATGAGAGTGACTTCTGTGTAA